One Hermetia illucens chromosome 4, iHerIll2.2.curated.20191125, whole genome shotgun sequence DNA segment encodes these proteins:
- the LOC119655263 gene encoding pupal cuticle protein C1B-like, which translates to MVSRIVIFCAAFVAACFGGVQAGLAYSAAPAVASYLPSALHAAPIAAPVLRYSPATEVSHVYSSLAAPAALAYAPSQIAYSSPAIGSTQQNIIRSFDGTVSQHSKAVDTAFSSVRKVDTRVNNKVYSPALALAAPASGLSYAAPSLYASASPVLPLAAKTISYGAALAAPIAHVSFDGYGVHYAY; encoded by the exons ATGGTGTCCCGGATTGTTATTTTCTGTGCAGCCTTCGTCGCCGCCTGCTTTGGAGGTGTTCAAGCAGGCTTGGCATATTCGGCTGCTCCTGCG GTGGCCTCTTACCTACCAAGTGCTCTACATGCAGCACCAATCGCCGCTCCTGTGCTCCGTTATTCACCTGCAACCGAAGTAAGCCATGTATACAGCTCATTAGCTGCACCAGCTGCTCTCGCTTACGCTCCAAGTCAGATCGCTTACTCCTCACCAGCCATTGGAAGCACCCAGCAAAATATTATTCGATCCTTTGATGGAACAGTGTCACAACATTCTAAGGCTGTAGACACTGCCTTCTCCAGCGTCCGGAAGGTGGATACCCGCGTCAATAACAAGGTCTACTCTCCAGCTTTAGCTCTAGCTGCTCCAGCCTCAGGACTATCGTATGCTGCACCAAGTTTGTACGCTTCTGCCAGTCCAGTCCTTCCTTTGGCCGCTAAAACCATTTCCTATGGAGCTGCCCTAGCTGCCCCGATTGCACATGTTTCATTCGACGGATATGGAGTGCATTATGCTTATTGA